The Streptomyces sp. NBC_01255 genome window below encodes:
- a CDS encoding glutaminase, which yields MVQSFLPVLERIGEEIESLAGRGRPADYIPALAAVDASRFGMAVAELDGSVYGVGEWQQPFSTQSVTKVFTLALDLAREGDSLWEHVGREPSGNPFNSLVQLEYEHGIPRNPFINAGALVVTDRLQRMTGDASGCVLDFLRAESANPDLDFNRDVVASETAHGDRNAALAHFMASYGNITTPVPTLLREYFRQCSIEASCADLAVATGFLARHGIRADGTRLLTRSQAKQVNAVMMTCGTYDAAGDFALRVGLPGKSGVGGAIIAVVPGRCTLCVWSPGLDERGNSVAGVAALDRFTTITGLSVF from the coding sequence ATGGTGCAGTCCTTCCTACCCGTACTCGAACGCATCGGCGAGGAGATCGAGAGCCTCGCCGGCCGGGGCCGCCCCGCCGACTACATCCCGGCCCTCGCCGCCGTCGACGCGAGCCGCTTCGGCATGGCCGTGGCGGAGCTCGACGGCTCGGTGTACGGGGTGGGGGAGTGGCAGCAGCCCTTCTCCACCCAGTCCGTCACCAAGGTCTTCACCCTCGCGCTCGACCTCGCCCGGGAAGGCGACAGCCTCTGGGAGCACGTCGGCCGCGAACCCTCCGGCAACCCCTTCAACTCGCTCGTCCAGCTGGAGTACGAGCACGGCATCCCCCGCAACCCGTTCATCAACGCCGGCGCCCTCGTCGTCACCGACCGCCTGCAACGGATGACCGGCGACGCATCCGGCTGTGTCCTCGACTTCCTGCGCGCCGAGTCCGCCAACCCGGACCTCGACTTCAACCGGGACGTGGTCGCCTCGGAGACCGCCCACGGCGACCGCAACGCGGCCCTCGCCCACTTCATGGCCTCGTACGGCAACATCACCACGCCCGTCCCGACCCTGCTCCGCGAGTACTTCCGGCAGTGCTCGATCGAGGCGTCCTGCGCCGACCTCGCCGTCGCCACCGGCTTCCTCGCCCGGCACGGCATCCGCGCCGACGGCACCCGCCTGCTCACCCGCAGCCAGGCCAAGCAGGTCAACGCCGTGATGATGACCTGTGGCACCTACGACGCGGCGGGCGACTTCGCCCTCCGGGTGGGGCTCCCCGGCAAGAGCGGGGTGGGCGGCGCCATCATTGCCGTCGTCCCCGGCCGCTGCACCCTCTGCGTCTGGAGCCCCGGCCTCGACGAGCGCGGCAACTCGGTCGCCGGCGTCGCCGCCCTGGACCGTTTCACCACCATCACGGGCCTCTCCGTCTTCTGA